The nucleotide sequence TGTCATAATATACTGCAGGACCAATCTACTCTTAATTTTTCTTTAGGGTTTTCAGACATGCCTTGCTGTCTCTGATTTTGATAGTTGTAAAAGTTCTTGTAATCTGCAACCTATGGGTCCGAAATCCCCCAACTATTCATGGCTTTGTTTCTTGATATTCTTGTTCCAATTGCAGGAAGAATGTGATTGCCTGTGCCAAGCACTTCGTTGGGGATGGGGGCACAGATAAAGGAAAGAATGAAGGGAATACAATTTGTACGTTTGAGGAGTTGGAGGCAACTCATATGAAGCCTTATCTCGACTGTCTTGCACAGGGAGTCTCCACAATTATGGCATCATACACTAGTTGGAATGGGAGGCCATTGCATTCAAATCATTATCTTATAACAGAGATTCTAAAGGGCAAGCTAGGTTTCAAGGTATGTACTGCTACAGGATTATCTAGTTTTATTTGTTACTCAAGTCACAAACACAATAACAAAGCATATTGGTGTCAACTATGTTTGCATGTTTGGTCTGTTCTTGAATTTTAGTTTCTTGAAATACTTTTCGTTCATTTTGGACCAAATGTTAGCAATTGTGGATAAATAAACTTCTCCTTATTATTTTGATTTCAGGGTTTTGTGATATCAGATTGGGAAGGAATAGATAGGCTATGCCAACCACATGGATCGAATTACCGTTATTGCATTTCTGCTTCAGTTAATGCTGGAATCGACATGGTGATGATTGAAAGAAATATACAGTACATTCAGCAACTTTTATCTTTATTTGCCTACTAACAGTTGTACAGATTATGGTGCCCCACAGATATGAGAAGTTCTTAGAAGATTTGGTATTTCTAGTGGAATCCGGGAGGATATCCATGTCAAGGATTGATGATGCTGTAGACCGCATCCTGAGGGTGAAATTTGTTGTTGGACTATTTGAGCACCCTTTCTCTGACAGATCTTTGTTTGATGTTGTTGGCTGCAAGGTAAGCTTGATGAATCACAATAAAGTTTGAAATAGTAAAGCAAAAAACATGTATGTCTTTTTGCCACCAGCTTCACCTTTTTTAAACTTCTTTTGTCTTAAACTTCATCAACGGCTTAAGATATTAATCATCTTTTAGATGAACtaactaaaaagataaaaaatgatATAAGACACTAAACAATGAGTACAATTCATCAAAATGATAGCAATGATATATTCAATATGAAAACAGATATACCAGTCATAGAAAATAGCCAATACATATTGTTAAATGAAAATGATGTATAGTCTATTGTTCCTTATTTAGGTTTCTTCCAGAAATTTACAAAAATTCAAGCTTATTAGGCCACCATTAAGCACAGGAtaaagaatgagttcattaaCATGTAGTTCATGTTGTCTCATTATTAAAGAATAATTATGGTAATAATAGTGTGCAACCTGATGGATATTAGAAGTTTGGCCACATGTGAACTATAGTTCCAGCAGAAAACTTCGGCAAAGCAGTTTTGTAAAGGCTTCAAATAAGAAGCTCAGAGGCTGTATGAATTAGTAAATTCTTGGCATCATTTATCTGCATAAAAAAATCCTTCTTGTATGCTCAGGGCCTTCCACTTATTAGTGATATGTGCTACTATTGTTTCCTTAATTTGGGTGTCTACATAGTTTTGTGAACAGGCCTATCCTTTTATCTCTTTATTTAATCATTAATCACCATAgaattttttatttactttttgtttctttatatcatatttttatcagGAACATCAAATTCTAGCACGTGAAGCTGTTAGAAGATCCCTAGTTTTATTAAAAAATGGAAAGGATCTAAAGAAACCAATACTTCCTCTAGACAAAAATGCCAGAAGAATCCTTGTTGCTGGGACACATGCTGATGATATTGGATATCAGTGTGGCGGATGGACCATAACGTGGCATGGAAGTAGTGGAAGAATAACAATCGGTAGGCTATGTTTTGATTGGTTCGGAAAAAAATTCCTTTAccatattttatttcttttctttgattTGGCCTTTGACAGTTTATGGTAACTGGATATTTAAAAACTTCACTGTATTTTGGTCTGTCATGCATGTCTATTGCTTAAGCATACACAACATAATGATTTGCTAAAAGCTTTGTTGCATGTCTTAGCAATGACAGAATCTTTTTCTTATAGTATTTCTCTGTCCCTCCTCCCTGAATATCCTCATCTACTATAACTATTCTCGTTTCTACCACAGACAAATTTTCTAATCTTCAACAGGTACCAAGTGGTCGGCCAAATAGTTTTAGGACTTCCTTTATGGTAGCCTAAGCCTGTGAAGCTGAAAGTTGTCTTGCAATATGTTTGTCTGATGTTGTGGTGTCCAACTAGTCAATGGCTGGTCGATCCACATAAACTGCAAAAGCTGAATTTTGTGCATATGTGTGTTCTTGTACTGCATAACAAGAGAGttttagtaataatatacatCACATAGAAGACTTGCATACATTTGTCCCGGGTTTAACATAGTTTGGCAAGTTAAACTAATCCGTAACAAAAACAGCCAAATATAGCAGGTATTTGTTATTTTCACTATGGATTATTCGACAAAGTAACTTGTTaaacatgatttttctttgcATCATCTTGCACAATAATTTGAGGGATCTTTTTGAGGAAAATGTTGATGACCTATATCATCTACCTAAATACAATAGGTCATATCAAACTACATACTGAGGCTGTTTATGTTTCTTGGCAGGGCTTTATGGCAGATGAACTTAATTCTAGTTAAGATTGCTATTTTAGATGTTCATGGTGCCAAATTGTCTTCACTTCAAAAATATGTAGTCTTGAAGGTTTATAATATCAATAATACAGTACAGAGAGCGGAACTCATTAGCAGCATCTGACAGATACATTCCAGAGAATATGATAAACAAGAGACAATATTTAATAGGCATCACATAGAATAGAacttttgagttgttcatgtcgaTTATTGAAGTTCTTCTTGGCGCAAAATGACTGGCATGCACTTGTGACATTTTGGTGAATTGTTCTGAAAGGCTATAATGTCTGCATTTTCTGGGATGGATCTGTTCAAAGTCAAAAGTAATGAACTCTACAAACTGGCATGCCCCAATTTGGAACCAAATGATATAGTGTTAGTTAGGCTTGCCTTTGCATGATGATACATGCATGGTTGTTGCTTTGCAAATTAATCCAGTGaattgttgtttttgaggtaagAAATAATTGATATTTTTGTCATGTTCAAGTGATCAGACAGTGTAACATACATGTAGTTGCTTTTTTTGAGTAACACATGGACTAATTTGTCAGAATGTAGAAAACAAACGAGCAGTTATCGTTCATGACTTGTTCTTTTATGTTGGAAGCCATGCCATATTTTATATCCTCGCCACAATTTGATTCTCAAGCTCAGCTTTCTTAATTTCAATGGAAGGTTTTATCTTTTCTCAATGTCTATGAGTTGAACATTATCAATGGAGTAAATAAGTTCATGCCAATTTTACATTTGCAGGCACAACCGTGTTGGAAGCAATCAGAGAAGCAGCAGGAAATGAAACAGAAGTTGTATACGAGAAATGCCCATCTGAAGCCACCTTTTCTGATCGGGAATACTCGTATGCGATAGTTGCCATTGGGGAGGATGCGTATGCAGAGTTTTTAGGTGACAGAACCGAGCTTGGCATACCATTTGATGGTGCCACTATGATCTCTCTGGTTGCCAGTAAGGTTCCCACTGTGGTGATTGTGATATCAGGCAGGCCATTGGTTTTTGAGCCAGAATTGTTGGACAAGATCGACGCCCTGGTTGCAGCTTGGTTACCTGGAAGTGAGGGAGGGGGCATTGCTGATGTCCTATTTGGAGATTACGACTTTGAAGGTGTGCTGCCCATAACTTGGTTCAAGTCAGTCGACCAGTTACCGATGAATGCTGGGCACAATGCCTATGATCCCCTGTTTCCACTGGGATATGGGCTGAAGATGAATCTAGACAACAGAGGCTGATGGAGTTGTCCTTCAGGTCTGCATTCTACGATGTTCCTTCCTGTATCTTGATTTATTTTGAAGTACATTTGTATTGATAACAAGTGTAGCCCCATGCAATTACCAGCTCTGAAGCAGGACGATTTGTTTTCTCAGGCACagagccatatatatatattcatatgtcAGGACAATAATAAACCTGCAAACCAGGTATTGTATTTAGATGATTGCTAAACTCCATCCTTGTGGTGTCGAATAAGTTTTAATCTCATCAATTTGGTTTGATTCGCATAGGAAGAGAGAATAAAGAAGGGCCCGTGATTGATAATTATAATCGGTTTTATTGGTACCGCCTCTCACTGCTAAGCGTAGGAACGCGTGCCATCTCCCGACGGCTATCATCAGGACATCAATGCCTTCTCTGGAAGCGTGTCCTCCTTCATTTCTTCAAAGACAGCAGCGAACTACCAACAGTGTGGTGATCGATATCATTTTTGTTTGGTCTTGGAAGAAAGCTTTCCTTCTACTAATTATGAACAGCCATCTCTCGTTAACAATAGAAGGGCGTGCAAGAGCCTCTAATTTCCTCTGGCGTATTTGTCAAGTGGTCGGTCTTTATAAACAACCCCTTCGCGAGCTCATCAGACTCGAGAGAGACGCTGAGTGCCTGATCGGAGGAGcaggaatagagagagagagtgagagtttCATCTGCCCAGAATCTGTTCGAGGTATGGTCGAAGATTAACACTCGTCTCGTACAATTCTTCCTCATTTccagtgtgtgtgtgtatgtgtgttgatccttgttgatattATTATTAATGCTTTTATGCAGGTGAAGTATTATTATTCATAAGGATCGCTTCAAGCCGATGGGGGAAGGCGAAGATATATACACGAAAGATGGAACGACTGATCTCCATGGGAACCCTGCGATCAAGAAGGACACTGGAAATTGGAGGGCTTGTCCCTACATTCTTGGTACGGTTCTCTTGTTCTCGTAACCATGTATGTGCTTTGTGCAGCCAGCTGCTGTATAAATATTCATGTCGTGCTGCCTGTCTCAGCAAACGAATGCTGCGAGAGGCTGGCATACTATGGCATGAGCACCAACCTGGTGAACTACATGAAGGATCGTCTCCACCAAGGGAATGCTACTGCAGCAAACAATGTCACCGACTGGTCCGGTACATGCTATGTCATGCCACTCCTTGGGGCGTTTATAGCTGATGCCTACGCTGGACGATACTGGACGATTGCCAGCTTCATGATCATCTACATCTTGGTGAGGAACTCGCATCCCTATGATTCTTGTGCTGGAGGCCTCACTCAGGTTCTGGACACTGTGATCTACTCGACTGCAGGGTCTGACGCTACTGACGTTGACTGCATCAGTAAAAGGCCTGGAACCTACTTGTCACAGTGGCGTCTGTGATCCAACGAGAGCACAAACTGCGGTGGTCTTCACATCCCTTTATCTTATTGCACTGGCGACAGGAGGAATCAAGCCATGCGTCTCCTCCTTCGGCGCTGACCAATTCGATGAAACGGACGAgtcggagaagaagaggaagagctcCTTCTTCAACTGGTTCTACTTCTCCATCAACATAGGCTCGCTGGTGGCTGCTTCTGTGCTGGTATGGATACAGACGAACGTGGGGTGGGGTTGGGGGTTTGGGATCCCGGCCGTCGCGATGGCTGTTGCGGTCGTGAGCTTTTTCTTGGGCACACCATTGTACAGGCACCAGAAGCCAGGAGGAAGCCCTCTTACACGTATTGCCCAGGTTATGGTGGCATCCTTGAGGAAATCTGGAGTGAAGCTGCCCGCAAATAAGTCACTGCTGTATGAAATCACACGGGAAGACTCTGCCATACGAGGTAGCCGCAAAATGGATCACACGGACCAATTGAAGTAAGTCCACTGGAACTACTACTCCTTTGATATGATAGCGCTTTCTGATCTTAGTGTTCTTCGTCTCTGCTAATTAAGCTTGCTTTGTGGGATCCCCCAGGTTCCTGGACAAGGCTGCAGTGCAGACTCAAGAGGACAAGATCAACGGCGCGGTGAACCCATGGAGGCTGTGCACGGTCACCCAAGTCGAGGAGCTGAAGAGCATCGTGCGCCTCCTCCCCATCTGGGCGAGCGGCATCGTCTTCTCCACCGTCTACAGCCAGATGGGCACCATGTTCGTGCTGCAAGGCAACACCCTGGATCGCCACATGGGCCCCCGCTTCGAGATCCCGTCAGCCTCGCTCTCCATCTTCGACACCATCAGCGTCATCGTCTGGGTTCCCATCTACGACCGCGTCGTCGTTCCGGTGGCCCGAAGGTTTACGGGTCGGGAGCGGGGCTTCACCCACCTGACGCGCATGGGCGTCGGCCTGGTGATCTCCATCTTCGCCATGTCGTCCGCTGGCGTTCTCGAGGTCGCGAGGCTCCGGGTGGTGGCGCGGCACAAGCGGTACGATGGTGTCTATGTTCCCATGTCCGTGTTCTGGCAGGTGCCTCAGTACGTCATCGTGGGGGCAGCCGAGGTCTTCACCTTCATCGGACAGCTGGAGTTCTTCTACGACCAGGCGCCTGACGCGATGAGGAGCATGTGTTCCGCCCTGTCGCTCACCACGGCGGCGCTCGGAAACTACTTGAGCAGCTTGCTTGTTACCATCGTCTCACGCATCACCACGAAGAACGGGAAGCCCGGATGGATTCCGGACGACCTCGACCGCGGCCACCTCGACTATTTCTTCGGGCTCCTGGCCGTCCTCAGCCTCGTGAACTTTGGCGTGTATCTTGTGATGGCGAAATGGTATACCTACAAGAAGGCAATAGATAATGAGACGAAGGCAGAAGCACCTAATGACATGTGATGTCGATGGCACCTATTGTCAatcaatgctttttttttttggctccatGGAGCAAATATGTTTTTAGTTACATAACGAAATCTTGATATGCTTTCGACTTTTAGTTTGCTGTCTGTCACACAGCGAAATCTTGATATGCTTTTTAATTTACATCAAGAATTTGAAACAAGAGGATATCAACCAACCTTGAGAAAAATACCTCCAACCAAGCAATGTTTTCTCAAGTTCAGTTTTAACAGCCACAAGTTAGTCGACAAAGCGCACCTCATCAAGATATGTTAACCAATCATCATTCGAAATCTGTGCATCTTTCCTCACTAGCCAAACTCGAAAAACACAGCCAGGTATTTTTTAACCAATAAATACGTCATAATCTATTTAAACAACATGATTTGAGCAGCAAAATTTGCACAGGAGATTATCCAAGGCGAGATTGTGGAAAAGACAACCTGCCTGCAATCACGGGCATTTCCAATTTTCTCCAGCATAGATGGCCTGGTTTCCAAGTTCTTCCTCAATTCTAAGTAGCTGCAGTGTTGAAAAAGAAAATGTCAACATACACACTAAATAAATATTAGAACGCCACTATCTGGCGTAATTTTCAAACAAAAAAGTAGCTTGTAATAATCCACTTCCAATTCAACAGAAACAATCCTTGATTCGATGACATCTTAGAAAAGAATAGACACATTAGTAAATTAATGGGATTATGAAAAACATAAATGATAAGATGCACAATAGCAGGAGACCCATTTTAAAGCAAAAAATCTTTCTTTAACAAAGGCTCAGCATGTGGTTGGTTGGTATCTATCCTAGAAAACATGCTAACTCCTCATTATGGCAACAACTATTTGCTTTGCGCAAAAAGGCACAAAGCAATATATGCTGATTGGTAGTTTAATTAAAGTGACCCAATCTTAGTGTTCATAGTCAACATCTTAATGGTTGAAATGAGCCACATTAATATGATCTTCTTATTTATTAGGAACGGACCAACCTGATTGTATTTTGCAAGCCGC is from Musa acuminata AAA Group cultivar baxijiao chromosome BXJ1-6, Cavendish_Baxijiao_AAA, whole genome shotgun sequence and encodes:
- the LOC103987864 gene encoding uncharacterized protein LOC103987864; translation: MANELLPPYRDATQPVESRVRDLLSRMTLREKAAQMAQIERCVASPSALSGLPVGSVLSAGGSAPRERASPRDWADMIDRMQHWALASRLGIPILYASDAVHGHNNLYGATIFPHNVALGAIRDGDLARRIGEATALEVRATGIHWTFAPCVAVCRDPRWGRCYESYSEDTDIVRTMTSIVAGLQGSPPLGHPPGHPFLAGRKNVIACAKHFVGDGGTDKGKNEGNTICTFEELEATHMKPYLDCLAQGVSTIMASYTSWNGRPLHSNHYLITEILKGKLGFKGFVISDWEGIDRLCQPHGSNYRYCISASVNAGIDMIMVPHRYEKFLEDLVFLVESGRISMSRIDDAVDRILRVKFVVGLFEHPFSDRSLFDVVGCKEHQILAREAVRRSLVLLKNGKDLKKPILPLDKNARRILVAGTHADDIGYQCGGWTITWHGSSGRITIGTTVLEAIREAAGNETEVVYEKCPSEATFSDREYSYAIVAIGEDAYAEFLGDRTELGIPFDGATMISLVASKVPTVVIVISGRPLVFEPELLDKIDALVAAWLPGSEGGGIADVLFGDYDFEGVLPITWFKSVDQLPMNAGHNAYDPLFPLGYGLKMNLDNRG
- the LOC135676325 gene encoding protein NRT1/ PTR FAMILY 8.1-like; this translates as MGEGEDIYTKDGTTDLHGNPAIKKDTGNWRACPYILANECCERLAYYGMSTNLVNYMKDRLHQGNATAANNVTDWSGTCYVMPLLGAFIADAYAGRYWTIASFMIIYILGLTLLTLTASVKGLEPTCHSGVCDPTRAQTAVVFTSLYLIALATGGIKPCVSSFGADQFDETDESEKKRKSSFFNWFYFSINIGSLVAASVLVWIQTNVGWGWGFGIPAVAMAVAVVSFFLGTPLYRHQKPGGSPLTRIAQVMVASLRKSGVKLPANKSLLYEITREDSAIRGSRKMDHTDQLKFLDKAAVQTQEDKINGAVNPWRLCTVTQVEELKSIVRLLPIWASGIVFSTVYSQMGTMFVLQGNTLDRHMGPRFEIPSASLSIFDTISVIVWVPIYDRVVVPVARRFTGRERGFTHLTRMGVGLVISIFAMSSAGVLEVARLRVVARHKRYDGVYVPMSVFWQVPQYVIVGAAEVFTFIGQLEFFYDQAPDAMRSMCSALSLTTAALGNYLSSLLVTIVSRITTKNGKPGWIPDDLDRGHLDYFFGLLAVLSLVNFGVYLVMAKWYTYKKAIDNETKAEAPNDM